The sequence CTATTCTGAGAGTGATCACACCTCTGAAAAGCTAATAACTCGAAGTCGATACTTCAAAGTACTGGAACCGTCTAAGGCTGATTCTGCTGGACTCTTTGATTGCCTACAAGAATCTCTGAAAGATATGGGTATAAGAGATTTGATGAATCCAGAAAATGTGCTGCAAGTCAAAAATTTGCCAATTCTTGTTGGTGTGGGAACTGATGGTGCTGCTGTAAACATCTCAGAGATACGTGGACTAAAAGCAAAAGTTCAGAATGTTCTGCCATGGATTTTCTGGATGTGGTGTTTTGCCCATCGACTAGAACTGGCAAGCAGAGACGCTCTCTCCAATCCAGTATTTAAAGAAATAGATGAAATGCTTCTTAGGATCTATTATCTTTACAACAAGTCTCCCAAGAAATGTAGGGAACTGAGGGCTATTGTGAACGATTTGAAAGAAGTATACAATTTTCCAAGGGGTGGCAACCTACCAGTGAGAGCATCAGGAAGCAGATGGATTGTTCATAAGCGAAGAGCACTCCACAGAGTTCTCGATAGGTATGGGGCTTACATGAACCACCTAGCAAGCCTCTGTGAAGATGCTAGTCTTAGAAGCCCTGATCGGCAGCGTCTAAAAGGTTATTTGACAAAGTGGACTCATGCAAAAATAATTCTGTCCTGTGCCCATTACATAGATATTTTAGATCCCGCCGCTAGTCTGAGCTTGTCTTTACAGGAAGATGATCTTGATATCATTAAGGCAATTCAATCAGTACTCAAAAGTCACCGAGCCATGGAACAGTTGAAAGAAACTCCCTTAACCAATTGGTTTGCAAGCAGACGTGTCATGGACAATCTAATAGAAAGTGCAGATGGCAAAATGACGTATCAAGGAATTGAATTACATCACTTCAATGATGTAGTTGTGAACAGCTGCAGACAGCAAGCTTTAAGTGATCTGAGAAGATTGGATGATGAATTGAAGGAAAGACTTTCATGGTCAGACACAAAACTTATGAGGGCTATTATGGTTTTCTTGGACACACAAGCCTGGTACTCACACAAAACCGATGAGTCTTTCTCTCATCAGCTTACAGAGGCTGTTTCAATGCTAGTTGAGAATTTCCGAGCTCCTCTCGAGGCCAAGGCTACTGATCTAGCAGCAATTCAGGAAGAAGCCAAGGAGATGCTTGACTATGCACATCAATATCTTCGAGTGGACAGAGATGGGTATCAACATGTTTGGTACCGCTTGGCGTTTGGACCTGACTGCACGCAATTTAGGAATTTAGTTGCTATTGCACAGCTCCTTTTCAGCTTACCGTTTAGTACTGCAAAAGTAGAACGCCTTTTCTCCCGCTTAAAACTTATTAAAACTGATCGTAGAACAAGTCTTAGTCAGGAGACGTTATCTGATCTGCTAGAGGTCAGTGTTGAGGGAACTGAACTTGAAAATTTTGATTCAAGCGCTGCTGTACAGTTATGGTGGTCAGACTGTTCAAGAACTCGTCATGAAAGTCATcccaaaaaaataaaaattgaatgcagCAGCGAGACCATTCatcaacaagaagacactTCAGCGATCAATGAGGCAACTGAAACAATATGTGAGGCAGAGCAGTCGGTATCTCTGGATGATTGGG is a genomic window of Corticium candelabrum chromosome 11, ooCorCand1.1, whole genome shotgun sequence containing:
- the LOC134186967 gene encoding uncharacterized protein LOC134186967: MGWKRSHEADYQTMSWLKCEVMKDNPSMVDILWCEVCRTYQSKVCGTKHFSRTWIDGSRNHRTNNVIDHAGSAQHQAAMSYKRKETARERREPVTDYSEIARSFKMKPETKARMMKKFEICYFLAKENFSFVKYPSICALEKRHGVELGEAYSTDVAASHFVHYIAESQRQHFKQTVAAPFFSILMDSSADKGKVENELFAIIYSESDHTSEKLITRSRYFKVLEPSKADSAGLFDCLQESLKDMGIRDLMNPENVLQVKNLPILVGVGTDGAAVNISEIRGLKAKVQNVLPWIFWMWCFAHRLELASRDALSNPVFKEIDEMLLRIYYLYNKSPKKCRELRAIVNDLKEVYNFPRGGNLPVRASGSRWIVHKRRALHRVLDRYGAYMNHLASLCEDASLRSPDRQRLKGYLTKWTHAKIILSCAHYIDILDPAASLSLSLQEDDLDIIKAIQSVLKSHRAMEQLKETPLTNWFASRRVMDNLIESADGKMTYQGIELHHFNDVVVNSCRQQALSDLRRLDDELKERLSWSDTKLMRAIMVFLDTQAWYSHKTDESFSHQLTEAVSMLVENFRAPLEAKATDLAAIQEEAKEMLDYAHQYLRVDRDGYQHVWYRLAFGPDCTQFRNLVAIAQLLFSLPFSTAKVERLFSRLKLIKTDRRTSLSQETLSDLLEVSVEGTELENFDSSAAVQLWWSDCSRTRHESHPKKIKIECSSETIHQQEDTSAINEATETICEAEQSVSLDDWDSWILNDE